One region of Termitidicoccus mucosus genomic DNA includes:
- the cbiQ gene encoding cobalt ECF transporter T component CbiQ: MLRLIDINAHTNRWRAKTGAVMLLCAGLMACALFLPPVACAPLILAATWLAALAGARVPARDFAKAFVIPMGFLATGALALCLSLTWDDGVRIAFAREGARTALQTSCRAAAALSVTLLYAFTSPLSRTLALLRRFRVPAALIDLMGLAYRTIFLLDESRAAILRAQQNRLGWRNARRALRSAGLAAAALFTRTHARAARLERGLQSRGYDGGALPVLLPPSAASARDYALALLVPALVAATTLLL, encoded by the coding sequence ATGCTCCGCCTCATCGACATCAACGCCCACACCAACCGCTGGCGCGCCAAGACCGGCGCGGTGATGCTGCTGTGCGCGGGCCTGATGGCATGCGCGCTGTTCCTGCCGCCGGTGGCGTGCGCGCCGCTCATCCTCGCCGCCACCTGGCTCGCCGCCCTCGCGGGCGCGCGCGTGCCGGCGCGCGATTTCGCGAAAGCCTTTGTCATCCCGATGGGATTTCTCGCCACCGGCGCGCTTGCGCTCTGCCTGTCGCTCACCTGGGACGACGGCGTCCGCATCGCGTTCGCGCGCGAGGGCGCGCGCACCGCGCTTCAAACTTCCTGCCGCGCGGCGGCCGCGCTTTCCGTCACGCTGCTTTATGCCTTCACCTCGCCGCTTTCCCGCACGCTCGCGCTGCTTCGCCGCTTTCGCGTGCCGGCCGCGCTCATCGACCTCATGGGCCTCGCCTACCGGACGATCTTCCTGCTCGACGAAAGCCGCGCGGCCATCCTCCGCGCGCAACAAAACCGGCTCGGCTGGCGCAACGCGCGCCGCGCCCTTCGTTCGGCGGGCCTCGCGGCGGCGGCGCTCTTCACCCGCACCCACGCGCGCGCCGCGCGGCTCGAACGCGGGTTGCAGTCGCGCGGTTACGACGGAGGCGCGCTTCCCGTCCTCCTTCCTCCCTCCGCGGCCTCGGCGCGAGATTACGCCCTCGCCCTCCTTGTCCCCGCGCTTGTCGCCGCCACAACGCTCCTCCTCTGA
- a CDS encoding energy-coupling factor ABC transporter ATP-binding protein translates to MPPPILEARDLHFAWPGMARAAGLCGAQRLRALDGVSLALRPGARLALLGANGSGKSTLLLHLNGTLRPDSGVVLHDGAPLDHSKRGLLALRQRVALVFQDPDDQLFAGTLAQDVSFGPLNLGLAGDAVAQRVAEALAAVGLENLGEMPLHMLSHGQRKRAAIAGALAMRPRALLLDEPTAGLDPEGVSSLLAHLDDLNAQGIAILFSTHHLDLARAWADEAAIMSEGRVLAHDGGEAVFSNEELLQTARLRCAPHRRAQRAPGHA, encoded by the coding sequence ATGCCACCTCCCATCCTTGAAGCCCGTGACCTGCATTTCGCCTGGCCCGGCATGGCGCGCGCGGCCGGGCTGTGCGGCGCGCAACGCCTCCGCGCGCTCGACGGCGTGTCGCTCGCGCTGCGGCCCGGCGCGCGCCTCGCGCTGCTCGGCGCCAACGGCTCCGGCAAGTCCACCCTGCTCCTCCACCTCAACGGCACCCTGCGCCCCGATTCCGGCGTCGTCCTCCACGACGGCGCGCCGCTCGACCACTCCAAGCGCGGCCTCCTCGCGCTCCGCCAGCGCGTCGCGCTCGTGTTCCAGGACCCCGACGACCAGCTCTTCGCCGGCACGCTCGCGCAGGACGTTTCCTTCGGCCCGCTCAACCTCGGCCTCGCCGGCGACGCGGTCGCGCAACGCGTCGCCGAAGCGCTTGCCGCCGTCGGCCTGGAAAACCTCGGCGAAATGCCGCTGCACATGCTCAGCCACGGCCAGCGCAAACGCGCCGCCATCGCCGGCGCGCTCGCCATGCGCCCGCGCGCGCTCCTCCTCGACGAACCCACCGCCGGCCTCGACCCCGAGGGCGTTTCATCGCTGCTCGCGCACCTCGACGACCTCAACGCGCAAGGCATCGCGATCCTTTTTTCCACGCATCATCTCGATCTCGCCCGCGCCTGGGCGGACGAGGCCGCCATCATGTCCGAGGGCCGCGTTCTCGCGCATGATGGCGGCGAGGCGGTTTTTTCCAATGAGGAACTGCTGCAAACGGCGCGGCTCCGGTGTGCGCCGCACCGCCGCGCTCAACGCGCACCCGGACATGCCTGA
- a CDS encoding SGNH/GDSL hydrolase family protein — MRTRILASLLLFLLAPLAQQAAPLLLRPGDKLAVCGDSITEQKRYSVFIEDYLLACQPAANLSAIQFGWGGDTTWGFLSRLHQNVAPFRPTVAATCFGMNDGGYLPVAQAGERLDRYRQSLDGIVANFKAAGVRDIVVGSPGVVDTGTFRRLSPDAYNETLAALGDIAREVAEKHGARFADVHGAMLAAMKKAKAKYGPDHPVAGGDGVHPGANGHLVMAYAFLKALGCDGDIGAITWDCAAGRATATGGHRVLAATRTAVELESTRYPFCFFDGGGDIASARRMVEFLPFNDDLNRYTLVVKNAPAPRVKVTWGKAAREFAAADLERGINLAAEFLDNPFCDAFARVHETVMAQQAYETDAVKILLTSLPVWTKHFPGEEKNTAARQELILKKSAALVAESKASVSPVRHTLAIEAL, encoded by the coding sequence ATGCGCACCCGCATCTTGGCATCACTCCTTCTCTTCCTCCTCGCGCCGCTCGCCCAGCAGGCCGCGCCGTTGCTGCTCCGTCCCGGCGACAAGCTCGCCGTCTGCGGCGACTCCATCACCGAGCAGAAACGCTACAGCGTGTTTATCGAGGACTACCTCCTCGCCTGCCAGCCCGCCGCCAACCTCTCCGCCATCCAGTTCGGCTGGGGCGGCGACACCACTTGGGGCTTCCTCTCCCGCCTCCACCAGAATGTCGCGCCGTTCCGCCCGACCGTCGCCGCCACCTGCTTCGGCATGAACGACGGCGGCTACCTGCCCGTCGCCCAAGCCGGCGAGCGTCTCGACCGCTACCGCCAGTCCCTCGACGGCATCGTCGCCAACTTCAAGGCCGCCGGCGTGCGCGACATCGTCGTCGGCTCGCCCGGCGTCGTCGATACCGGCACCTTCCGCCGCCTCTCCCCCGACGCCTACAACGAAACCCTCGCCGCCCTCGGCGACATCGCCCGCGAGGTCGCCGAAAAACACGGCGCCCGCTTCGCCGACGTGCATGGCGCGATGCTCGCCGCGATGAAAAAGGCCAAGGCGAAATACGGCCCCGACCATCCCGTGGCCGGCGGCGACGGCGTGCATCCCGGCGCGAACGGCCACCTCGTCATGGCTTATGCCTTCCTGAAGGCGCTCGGCTGTGACGGCGACATCGGCGCCATCACATGGGACTGCGCCGCGGGCCGCGCCACCGCCACCGGCGGCCACCGCGTGCTCGCCGCCACCCGCACCGCCGTCGAACTTGAATCGACGCGTTATCCGTTCTGCTTTTTCGACGGCGGCGGCGACATCGCCAGCGCGCGCCGCATGGTCGAGTTTCTTCCCTTCAACGACGACCTGAACCGCTACACCCTCGTCGTGAAAAACGCCCCCGCGCCGCGGGTGAAGGTCACCTGGGGCAAAGCCGCGCGCGAGTTCGCCGCCGCCGACTTGGAGCGCGGCATCAACCTTGCCGCCGAGTTTCTGGACAATCCCTTCTGCGACGCCTTCGCCCGCGTCCACGAAACCGTGATGGCCCAGCAAGCCTACGAGACCGACGCCGTGAAGATCCTGCTCACCTCGCTCCCCGTCTGGACAAAACATTTCCCCGGCGAGGAGAAAAACACGGCCGCCCGGCAGGAGTTGATTCTCAAAAAATCCGCCGCCCTCGTCGCCGAGTCAAAAGCCTCCGTCTCCCCCGTCAGGCACACGCTGGCCATCGAGGCGCTTTAG
- a CDS encoding cobyrinate a,c-diamide synthase, protein MRNCCKRRGSGVRRTAALNAHPDMPEATRNIPRIVVAGTSSGVGKTTVAVGLVAALRARGLVVQSFKCGPDYIDPSYHSRAAGRPCRNLDSWMLDDSRVAGVFGRACAGADIAVIEGVMGLFDGSDFEDDRASAAQIARLLDAPVLLVLDISKSARSIAAVARGFEHFDPGTPVAAFVLNNAGTEAHAGGCAAAIARHCRAPVVGWLPRNAAFAVGERHLGLVYESGRRASDEFIRGLGAEVAKRFDLDAIIGLAARITPPAAAPDLRCLPEPGRGRGASQTPRPLLAVARDDAFCFYYPDNLDLLEAAGARIAYFKPAQGERPPPGAAGVYLGGGYPELHAKALSENSALWNDLKNAHARGVPIFAECGGFMALAGTLVDAEGRRWPMAGLVPGVVRMGGRLAGFGYRHATALRSNFLVAAGETLRAHEFHYSTWEIEAPDPGGGAATHVPFAWLSRAARRDAPGAPCGCAHGNLLASYLHMHFGQRDGLAERFVARMRDPLAGPPE, encoded by the coding sequence ATGAGGAACTGCTGCAAACGGCGCGGCTCCGGTGTGCGCCGCACCGCCGCGCTCAACGCGCACCCGGACATGCCTGAGGCTACCCGCAACATTCCGCGCATTGTCGTCGCCGGGACGTCGTCCGGCGTTGGCAAGACCACCGTTGCCGTGGGGCTTGTCGCCGCGCTGCGGGCGCGGGGACTCGTCGTGCAATCCTTCAAGTGCGGGCCGGATTACATCGATCCCTCCTACCACAGCCGCGCCGCGGGGCGCCCCTGCCGCAATCTCGATTCGTGGATGCTCGACGATTCGCGGGTGGCCGGTGTTTTCGGGCGCGCCTGCGCGGGCGCCGACATCGCCGTCATCGAGGGCGTGATGGGGCTTTTTGACGGCAGTGATTTCGAGGACGACCGCGCATCCGCCGCGCAGATTGCCAGGCTCCTGGACGCGCCCGTGCTGCTCGTTTTGGATATCTCCAAGTCGGCGCGGAGCATCGCCGCGGTGGCGCGGGGATTCGAGCACTTTGACCCCGGGACGCCGGTGGCGGCGTTTGTGCTCAACAATGCGGGCACCGAGGCCCATGCGGGCGGTTGCGCCGCCGCCATCGCCCGCCACTGCCGCGCGCCGGTGGTCGGCTGGCTGCCCCGCAATGCCGCGTTTGCCGTGGGCGAGCGCCATCTCGGGCTGGTTTACGAAAGCGGGCGGCGCGCATCGGACGAGTTCATTCGGGGGCTCGGCGCCGAAGTGGCGAAGCGATTCGACCTGGATGCAATCATCGGGCTGGCGGCGCGCATCACGCCGCCGGCCGCCGCCCCGGACTTGCGATGTCTGCCGGAACCGGGGCGCGGGCGCGGCGCCTCGCAAACCCCTCGTCCGCTGCTCGCCGTGGCGCGCGATGACGCGTTCTGTTTTTATTACCCGGACAATCTCGACTTGCTCGAAGCCGCGGGCGCCCGGATTGCCTATTTCAAGCCGGCGCAAGGCGAGCGGCCGCCGCCGGGCGCGGCCGGGGTGTATCTGGGCGGCGGATACCCGGAGCTTCACGCCAAGGCCCTGTCGGAAAACAGCGCGCTTTGGAACGACCTGAAAAATGCGCACGCGCGCGGCGTCCCGATTTTCGCGGAGTGCGGCGGTTTCATGGCCCTGGCCGGGACGCTCGTCGATGCCGAAGGCCGGCGCTGGCCGATGGCCGGGCTCGTCCCCGGTGTTGTCCGCATGGGCGGGCGGCTGGCCGGTTTCGGCTACCGTCACGCCACCGCGTTGAGGTCGAATTTTCTCGTCGCGGCGGGCGAGACATTGCGCGCGCACGAGTTCCATTACAGCACATGGGAAATCGAGGCGCCGGACCCGGGAGGCGGCGCCGCGACGCATGTCCCGTTCGCGTGGCTGTCGCGCGCCGCCCGGCGGGACGCCCCCGGCGCGCCTTGCGGCTGCGCGCATGGCAACCTGCTCGCCAGTTATCTGCACATGCATTTCGGGCAGCGCGACGGCCTCGCGGAACGCTTTGTGGCGCGCATGAGAGATCCCCTCGCCGGGCCGCCGGAATAA
- a CDS encoding CobW family GTP-binding protein, with the protein MNTQNLIPVTVLTGFLGAGKTTLLNRILANRRGRRIAVIENEYGEVGVDNQLVIREREEIFEMNNGCICCTVRGDLIRILTRLAQSDRRIDAVVIETTGLANPGPVALTFFTDPGVRARYHLDAIVTLVDARHIAAHWDSSDEAQKQIAFADTILLNKTDLVADDELAAIEARLRRMNPAARLHRARNAAVPLEHVLNLGGFDLDRATQVDPRFMEPEYPFEWGGIHDLPAGAATLTLDEGPDPAMDAVLLPVPDASEASFAAARDRAVLAFSAEPRELAPGTPLLPDGRLHRLAFPAFPAVFPVGIATAGHYALFTQHHPDEFDARLAAAGDKDKKLAPLRERAFKATHTHDGAVGSVGIAMEGEFDGASLNAWLGELLAQKGTDIYRSKGVLAVRGSKERIIFQGVHMLFDSRAGAPWKSGEKRQNTFVFIGRDLDRAALAAGFRRCLAE; encoded by the coding sequence ATGAACACACAAAACCTGATTCCAGTCACCGTCCTCACCGGCTTCCTCGGCGCCGGCAAGACCACGCTCCTCAACCGCATCCTCGCCAACCGCCGGGGACGCCGCATCGCCGTCATAGAAAATGAATACGGCGAAGTCGGCGTGGACAACCAGCTCGTCATCCGCGAACGCGAGGAGATCTTTGAGATGAACAACGGCTGCATCTGCTGCACCGTGCGCGGCGACCTCATCCGCATCCTCACCCGCCTCGCGCAAAGCGACCGCCGCATCGACGCCGTGGTCATCGAAACCACCGGCCTCGCCAACCCCGGCCCCGTCGCGCTCACCTTCTTCACCGATCCCGGCGTGCGCGCCCGCTACCACCTCGACGCCATCGTCACCCTCGTCGATGCGCGCCACATCGCGGCACACTGGGATTCGAGCGACGAGGCGCAAAAACAGATCGCCTTCGCCGACACCATCCTCCTCAACAAAACCGACCTCGTCGCCGACGACGAGCTTGCCGCCATCGAGGCGCGCCTCCGCCGGATGAATCCCGCCGCCCGCCTCCACCGCGCGCGCAACGCCGCCGTCCCGCTCGAGCATGTCCTCAACCTCGGCGGCTTCGACCTCGACCGCGCCACGCAGGTCGATCCGCGGTTCATGGAACCCGAATATCCCTTCGAGTGGGGCGGCATCCACGACCTTCCCGCCGGCGCCGCCACGCTCACGCTCGACGAGGGCCCCGACCCCGCGATGGACGCCGTCCTCCTTCCCGTTCCCGACGCCTCCGAAGCATCATTCGCCGCCGCGCGCGACCGCGCCGTGCTCGCCTTTTCCGCCGAGCCCCGCGAACTCGCGCCCGGCACGCCGCTCCTGCCCGACGGCAGGCTGCACCGCCTCGCCTTCCCGGCGTTTCCCGCCGTCTTCCCCGTCGGCATCGCCACGGCCGGCCACTACGCGCTTTTCACCCAGCATCATCCCGACGAGTTCGACGCCCGCCTCGCCGCAGCAGGCGACAAGGACAAAAAACTCGCGCCCCTGCGCGAGCGCGCCTTCAAGGCGACGCACACGCACGACGGCGCGGTCGGCTCCGTCGGCATCGCGATGGAAGGCGAGTTCGACGGCGCCAGCCTCAACGCCTGGCTCGGCGAACTCCTCGCGCAAAAAGGCACCGACATCTACCGCAGCAAAGGCGTCCTCGCCGTGCGCGGCTCGAAGGAGCGCATCATTTTCCAAGGCGTGCACATGCTCTTCGACTCCCGCGCCGGGGCACCCTGGAAATCCGGCGAAAAACGTCAAAACACCTTCGTCTTCATCGGCCGCGACCTCGACCGCGCCGCCCTTGCCGCCGGTTTCAGACGCTGCCTGGCGGAATAG
- a CDS encoding energy-coupling factor ABC transporter permease: MHIMEGYLPAAHAIGWTAAAAPFLAYGVKKLARQMREHPESRLLLGASTGFVFVLSSLKLPSVTGSCSHPTGIGFGTTLFGPGIMFVAGFVVLLFQALLLAHGGLTTLGANTFSMAIVGGLVAWGVFRAATVLRLSSGAAVFLAAMLSDLATYVVTSLQLALAFPDPAGGFTAAAAKFLSIFAFTQLPLAVIEGLLSVLVMNLLRAHAAPQLAALIAPADPADPNS; this comes from the coding sequence ATGCACATCATGGAAGGCTATCTCCCCGCCGCCCACGCCATTGGCTGGACGGCCGCCGCCGCGCCCTTTCTCGCCTACGGCGTGAAAAAGCTCGCCCGGCAAATGCGCGAACATCCCGAAAGCCGGCTCCTCCTCGGCGCGAGCACCGGCTTCGTGTTTGTTCTCTCCTCGCTCAAACTTCCATCCGTCACCGGAAGCTGCTCGCATCCCACCGGCATCGGTTTCGGCACCACGCTCTTCGGGCCCGGCATCATGTTCGTCGCCGGTTTTGTCGTGCTGCTTTTCCAGGCGCTCCTCCTCGCGCACGGGGGCCTCACCACGCTCGGCGCAAACACCTTTTCCATGGCCATCGTCGGCGGGCTTGTCGCGTGGGGCGTGTTCCGCGCCGCCACCGTGCTCCGCCTTTCCTCCGGCGCCGCCGTCTTTCTCGCCGCGATGCTTTCCGATCTCGCCACCTACGTGGTCACCTCGCTCCAGCTCGCGCTCGCGTTTCCCGATCCAGCCGGCGGCTTCACCGCCGCCGCCGCGAAATTCCTCTCCATCTTCGCCTTCACGCAACTCCCCCTCGCCGTCATCGAAGGGCTCCTCAGCGTCCTCGTGATGAACCTCCTCCGCGCGCATGCCGCCCCGCAGCTCGCGGCCCTCATCGCCCCTGCCGACCCCGCTGACCCCAATTCGTAA
- a CDS encoding alpha-L-arabinofuranosidase C-terminal domain-containing protein produces the protein MTYRIRFLSALAVPLVSLAIPPAAAAPVTVTVDAAAPGIPVSPLMHGLFFEDINYGADGGLYAELVQNRSFEHADSFYAWGLVNRGADASAGISAETPLNPNNPHFLRLAVRDPGEGFGVANYGFGGIAVRAGENYLVSLRARAADGFSGALAVAIEDETGRVLGRCRIENIATAWTRRDAVIAVPPSSASRLPVPFTGTGRARLVVTADAAGTIDLDVISLFPENTWKQRPNGLRADLVQMLADMRPGFLRFPGGCIVEGSDLANAYRWKDTVGDIAARPENRNRWQHALHRDHAPQYYQSYGLGFFEYFQLCEDIGAAPVPVINCGMACQYQTGELVPLGELGPFVRDALDLVEFANGPVDSKWGGVRAAMGHPAPFNLKYLGIGNEQWGEPYFERYTVFHDALKAAHPEIVLITTSGPGVDDQWWRLAWDKFKAGTPAEIVDEHYYRPPAWFFAQADRYDRHDRAGPKVFAGEFAAHETDRRNTLRAALSEAAFMTGLLRNADVVTMAAYAPLFAKSGATQWAPDLVWFDHDRVYGTPSYHVQKAFSRHRPDRVLPTTLAVPPQPAPAYPGSAGVGTWHSRAEFKDFVITRGGRELFRADFAGGKQLAAWQTRGGAWAIRDGALRQENPDEPDVRALAVDGAWTDYTLSVKARKLGGEEGFLVFFQAEPGGETGRLNLGSYRNTQYTLNLGGAPAASAAGRIEDGRWYDIRVEVSGGAVKCWLDGALILEGARRPPAVLYAVAGRDDRAGEIILHLVNPADRPLDAAIGLEGVQTIADTGRVSLLTAGSLDDTNTLDAPDQVSPREETIAVPGPRFRHTVPARSHTVLRVQAK, from the coding sequence ATGACATATCGCATCCGCTTCCTTTCCGCCCTTGCCGTCCCCCTCGTCTCGCTTGCGATTCCGCCCGCGGCCGCCGCGCCGGTCACCGTCACGGTCGATGCTGCCGCGCCCGGCATCCCGGTCAGCCCGCTCATGCACGGACTGTTTTTCGAGGACATCAATTACGGCGCGGACGGCGGGCTCTACGCCGAACTCGTGCAGAACCGCTCCTTCGAGCACGCCGATTCGTTCTATGCGTGGGGCCTCGTGAACCGTGGCGCCGACGCCTCCGCCGGCATCTCGGCCGAGACCCCGCTCAACCCGAATAATCCGCATTTCCTCCGCCTCGCCGTGCGCGACCCCGGCGAAGGCTTCGGCGTCGCCAACTACGGCTTCGGCGGCATCGCCGTCCGGGCCGGGGAAAATTACCTCGTCTCGCTGCGCGCCCGCGCCGCGGACGGCTTCTCCGGCGCGCTCGCCGTCGCCATCGAGGACGAGACCGGGCGCGTGCTCGGCCGATGCCGCATCGAAAACATCGCCACGGCCTGGACCCGCCGCGACGCCGTCATCGCCGTTCCGCCCTCGTCCGCCTCGCGCCTGCCCGTGCCGTTCACCGGCACCGGGCGGGCCCGCCTCGTCGTCACCGCTGATGCCGCCGGCACCATCGACCTCGATGTCATTTCGCTTTTCCCGGAAAACACCTGGAAACAACGCCCCAACGGCCTGCGCGCCGACCTCGTGCAAATGCTCGCCGACATGCGCCCCGGCTTCCTGCGCTTCCCCGGCGGCTGCATCGTCGAGGGCTCCGACCTTGCCAACGCCTATCGATGGAAGGACACCGTCGGCGACATCGCCGCGCGGCCCGAAAACCGGAACCGCTGGCAGCATGCCCTCCATCGCGATCACGCGCCGCAGTATTACCAGTCCTACGGGCTGGGTTTCTTCGAGTATTTCCAACTTTGCGAGGACATCGGCGCCGCCCCCGTGCCGGTCATCAACTGCGGCATGGCCTGCCAATACCAGACCGGGGAGCTTGTCCCGCTCGGCGAGCTGGGGCCTTTTGTGCGGGACGCGCTCGACCTCGTCGAGTTCGCCAACGGTCCCGTTGACAGCAAGTGGGGCGGCGTCCGCGCCGCGATGGGGCACCCGGCGCCTTTCAACCTGAAATACCTCGGCATCGGCAACGAGCAATGGGGCGAACCGTATTTCGAGCGCTACACGGTTTTCCACGACGCGCTCAAGGCCGCGCATCCTGAAATCGTTCTCATCACCACCTCGGGACCCGGCGTGGACGACCAGTGGTGGCGGCTGGCATGGGACAAATTCAAGGCCGGCACGCCCGCCGAAATCGTGGACGAGCACTACTACCGCCCGCCCGCGTGGTTCTTTGCCCAAGCGGACCGTTACGATCGCCACGACCGCGCCGGCCCGAAGGTTTTTGCCGGCGAATTCGCCGCGCACGAAACCGACCGGCGCAACACGCTCCGCGCCGCGTTGTCCGAGGCGGCCTTCATGACCGGCCTCCTCCGCAACGCCGATGTCGTCACCATGGCCGCCTACGCGCCGCTTTTCGCGAAAAGCGGCGCCACGCAGTGGGCGCCCGACCTCGTCTGGTTCGACCACGACCGCGTTTACGGCACGCCCTCCTACCACGTGCAAAAGGCCTTCTCGCGCCATCGGCCCGACCGCGTCCTGCCGACGACGCTCGCCGTGCCCCCGCAACCCGCGCCCGCGTATCCCGGGAGCGCGGGCGTGGGCACGTGGCACAGCCGGGCCGAGTTCAAGGATTTCGTCATCACCCGCGGCGGGCGCGAACTCTTCCGCGCCGACTTCGCCGGCGGAAAACAACTCGCCGCCTGGCAGACCCGGGGCGGCGCGTGGGCCATCCGCGACGGCGCGCTTCGCCAGGAAAACCCGGACGAGCCCGACGTGCGCGCCCTCGCCGTCGATGGCGCGTGGACCGATTACACGCTTTCCGTGAAAGCCCGCAAACTCGGCGGCGAGGAGGGTTTCCTCGTTTTCTTCCAGGCCGAACCCGGCGGCGAGACCGGGCGCCTCAACCTCGGTTCGTATCGGAATACCCAATACACGCTCAACCTCGGCGGCGCCCCCGCCGCCAGCGCCGCCGGCCGCATCGAGGACGGGCGCTGGTATGACATCAGGGTCGAGGTCTCGGGCGGGGCGGTGAAATGCTGGCTCGACGGCGCGCTCATTCTCGAAGGCGCGCGCCGGCCGCCCGCGGTCCTCTACGCCGTCGCCGGCCGCGACGACCGAGCGGGCGAAATCATCCTCCACCTCGTCAACCCCGCCGACCGTCCGCTCGACGCGGCCATCGGGCTCGAGGGCGTGCAAACCATCGCGGACACGGGACGTGTCTCCCTTCTCACCGCCGGGAGTCTCGACGACACCAACACCCTCGATGCCCCCGATCAGGTTTCTCCGCGCGAGGAGACTATTGCCGTCCCGGGGCCGCGTTTTCGCCACACCGTGCCCGCCCGGTCGCACACCGTCCTGCGCGTGCAGGCAAAATGA
- a CDS encoding energy-coupling factor ABC transporter substrate-binding protein has translation MKRQNLLLLLAALAIAILPLFIIRPPAGDAAEIFTGADGQAETVITGLRPDYKPWFAPLWEPPSGEIESLLFGLQAAIGAGLIGYCLGFYRGRSNPQ, from the coding sequence ATGAAACGCCAAAACCTGCTGCTGCTTCTCGCCGCCCTTGCGATTGCCATCCTCCCGCTCTTCATCATCCGCCCGCCCGCAGGCGACGCCGCCGAAATTTTTACCGGCGCCGACGGCCAAGCCGAAACTGTCATCACCGGACTCCGTCCCGATTACAAACCCTGGTTCGCCCCGCTCTGGGAGCCGCCGAGCGGCGAAATCGAAAGCCTCCTGTTCGGCCTGCAAGCGGCCATCGGCGCCGGCCTCATCGGCTATTGCCTGGGTTTCTACCGCGGACGAAGCAACCCACAATAA
- the argF gene encoding ornithine carbamoyltransferase: MKHFLKETDFKPREVAEIFALARELKQKRGRHTPPVLQHQTWAMIFSKSSTRTRVSFEVGIHELGGNPLFLNKGDIQLGRGETVADTARVLSRFVHGLIVRTFDHAEVEELARAGSIPVINALTDFLHPCQIYTDAFTMAERWAPKGGDLFASLKGRKIAFLGDTACNMANSWILGANLFGMKISLAGPKGFEPPKELDALLAKEGFAGGYEFTTDAREAVRDADVVYTDVWVSMGKEAEAAERIKTMSPYAVTAELFAAAKPDAWFMHCLPAYVGKEVTQEVLDNPRSIIFDQAENRLHTQKAIMAVLAQQPRA, encoded by the coding sequence ATGAAGCACTTCCTCAAAGAGACCGATTTCAAGCCCCGCGAGGTGGCGGAAATTTTTGCCCTTGCCCGCGAGTTGAAGCAGAAACGCGGACGCCACACGCCGCCCGTGCTTCAGCACCAGACATGGGCGATGATCTTCTCCAAATCGAGCACGCGCACGCGGGTCTCGTTCGAGGTCGGCATCCACGAACTCGGAGGCAATCCGCTTTTCCTCAACAAAGGCGACATCCAGCTCGGGCGCGGCGAAACGGTGGCCGACACCGCCCGCGTGCTTTCGCGTTTCGTGCACGGGCTCATCGTGCGCACGTTCGACCACGCCGAGGTCGAGGAACTCGCGCGCGCCGGCAGCATTCCCGTCATCAACGCGCTGACCGATTTTCTCCATCCGTGCCAGATTTACACGGACGCCTTCACCATGGCCGAGCGCTGGGCGCCGAAGGGCGGGGATCTGTTCGCGTCGCTGAAAGGCCGCAAGATCGCGTTTCTCGGCGACACGGCCTGCAACATGGCGAACTCATGGATCCTCGGCGCAAATCTCTTCGGCATGAAAATCTCGCTCGCAGGCCCGAAAGGGTTCGAGCCCCCGAAGGAGCTCGACGCGCTGCTCGCGAAGGAAGGCTTCGCGGGCGGATATGAATTCACCACCGACGCGCGCGAGGCGGTGAGAGACGCCGACGTGGTTTACACCGACGTGTGGGTGAGCATGGGCAAGGAGGCCGAGGCCGCGGAGCGCATCAAGACAATGTCGCCCTACGCCGTGACCGCGGAACTTTTCGCCGCCGCGAAGCCCGACGCCTGGTTCATGCACTGCCTGCCCGCCTACGTCGGCAAGGAAGTGACGCAGGAGGTCCTGGACAACCCGCGCTCAATCATCTTCGACCAGGCCGAAAACCGGCTGCACACGCAGAAGGCCATCATGGCGGTCCTGGCGCAACAGCCGCGCGCGTGA